GCAAAAATCATCACCCCTTTTCTGTCTTGGGCGTAATCCATGACTTGCTCAATAATGGCTGGGGTTGCACGCTGGGATTCTTTTAAGACCGAGTTTAAATCGTCTTGTTTGTAGTAACCATTGGCAGAGGGGCGTATGGATGAGAAATCATACCCTAATACTGCCATATCTAAGATGCGAGCGGGCGTGAGAAATCCTTCGTCTAATAGATAACGAATCGGTAACTCGAAAATACAATCATGAAAAAAACGCGGCTGCTCGGTTCGCACTTGGCCGCGCGTGTGATAGCGGTAAATCCAGCCCATATCTAAACGGTAAGGGGTGGCGGTGAGCCCGAGCACTTTGATGTTCGGGTTCACGGTTTGTAGGTGCGCAATGGCTTTACGATACGCGCTATTTTCATTGTCAGGAACGCGATGGCATTCATCGATGACCAATAAGGAAAATTGTTCGCGAAAGGCGTCGAGATCATTAACCATCGATTGCACCGAGGCAAACACAACTTTCTCATCGGTTTCTTTTCGCCCTAAACCGGCGGAGAAAATCGCCGCTTTGAGATCGTAACTCTCATATTTGGCGTGATTTTGTTCCACGAGTTCTTTGACATGGGTGAGTACTAAAACTCGCCCTTTCGCTAGCCTTGCGAGCTCGGCGATCACTAAACTCTTACCGGCACCGGTTGGCAATACAATCACCGCTGGTGTCGTATGATGGCGAAAATAATGGATCACGGCTTTGACCGAGTCACTTTGATAGGGGCGTAATTGATACATGATTGAAATAAATTCTGTGAAATGGCTCAACTAATTGAATTAGGATAGGTATAATACCTGACTTAAAGCAGATGAGGTATGCATGCGTTTAGATAAATTTTTGTGTGATGCGTTAGGCGTGACACGTAAAGAAGCCACCATGCTTCTAAAAAGTGGTGATATCAAGGTCAATGGTTCTGTTCTAAAAAAAGGAGCCGTCCATGTGACCGATGAATGTACCGTGCAGTGGGACGAGCGTGAACTTGTCTTGTCGGGACCTCGTTACATTATGCTAAATAAACCGCAAGGGTTTGTGTGTACACATGTCGACGATTATAACGATACGGCTTTTGTGTTGTTAGAAGAAGCAAACATGAAAGATTTACACTTTGCTGGCCGTTTAGATGCCGATACAACGGGGTTGGTATTGATTACTGATGACGGTCAATGGTCACATCGGGTGACATCACCTAAGCATAAGTGTGAGAAAACATACCGCGTATGGCTTGCCGATCCGGTGCAAACGGATTACGAGCAGCAATTTGCTGATGGTATTGAATTACGTAATGAGCGTGACAAAACCTTACCTGCAAAATTAGAGGTGGTAGATGAAACGCAAGTGTTGCTGACAATTCATGAAGGTAAATACCACCAAGTGAAGCGTATGTTTGCGGCATTGGGTAACAAGGTTGTCGGTCTGCATCGTGAGCGTGTTGGTGCGATTATACTTGATGACGATTTAGAACCGGGTGATTACCGTTTCTTAACCGAGGACGAAGTAAACTCGGTGTGGCGTTAAGCCTTAACGATACCAGTGTTGCCGTTTTCTGATGGAGATAGCGATAGCACTGCTCATCAACGATTAGCATGAAGTGGTGTGTTCGCACCACTTCATTTTTTTGGAGATTTATGAATTCAACAACATCAAATTCCCAGTCTCATATCGGACTTCTCATGTTTATTGTCCTGGGCTCCATCGGTGCATTAACGCCGTTGGCGATTGATATGTATTTACCGGCAATGCCAGACATCGCGAAAGATTTTGGCGTGACATCAGGCGCGGTGCAGGTGACATTGACTGTCTATACCGCAGGCTTTGCTCTTGGTCAGTTAATTCATGGGCCATTGGCCGATAGTTACGGACGTCGTCCGGTCATGATTATTGGCACCATTTTATTTGCTCTTGCTGCCATGACTTGCGCTACTGCTGAAAGCGTGATTGAGCTGACATGGGTGCGTGCGGCGCAAGGTTTTGCTGGTGCGGCAGCGGCGGTAGTGATTCAGGCTGTGGTGCGCGACATGTTTGATCGTGAAGATTTTGCGCGTGCGATGTCATTTGTGACCTTAGTTGTGACGCTCGCGCCATTGCTGGCGCCAATGATAGGTGGGCACTTGGCCGTATGGTACGGCTGGCGCGCGGTGTTTTGGGTATTAACCCTTTTTTCATTGCTGGTTATTGCTTTGGTGTTATGGAAGATTCCTGAAACATTGAAAGCGGAAAACCGTCAACCTGTTCATTTAATGAATACGCTACGCCACTATAAAACTTTGCTCACCAATCCTCAGGCCATGGGATTGATTTTATCTGGAGCCTTCTCTTTTTCTGGTATGTTTGCGTTTTTAACGGCAGGATCGTTTGTTTATATTGATTTATTCCATGTAACGCCGAATGAGTTCGGTTATTTATTTGGTTTAAATATTGTAGCGTTGATCATTTTTACCATTATTAATGGTCGTTTGGTTAAAAAAGTCGGCTCGCATGCCATGCTGCGTTTTGGGTTAGTGGTGCAATTACTGGCTGGAACGGGTCTGTTCGTTGGCTGGTGGCTTAACCTCGGTTTGTGGGGGATGGTGCCTTTTGTCGTCATGTTTATTGGTACGATTTCGACCATCGGCAGTAATTCGATGGGGCTGTTACTCAGTGGTTATCCCCACATGGCGGGAACGGCTTCTTCAATGGCGGGCACATTACGGTTTGGTATTGGTTCTTTAGTGGGAACCTTAGTCGCCGCGCTGCCTGATGGCGTACAATGGCCGATGATTGTGGTTATGGCCGGATGTTCGCTCCTCTCTGGTGGACTTTATTGGCTGTTTGGAAGAAATGCATAATGACTGATTATTATTTAGAAATTCAAAATGTGGTGAACTCGGCATTAGCCGAATTGGACGCGGAGCACGCGGCAGGTAAGTTGGTTGACGCACCGGTGGCCAATAACCACTTTTTGGTACGTTGGGTAACAAAAGCGCTTAAAAGTCAGCGTTTTGACCGCTGTGTCCGTGACGATTTAGTGCGCTGGCAAAAAGCCGGACGTTCGCAAGGCAATGATTCACATTTATTGCCGACGTTTCGTCGGATCGCGGCGTATTATGCTCAGTGTTACGCTCAACCTGTGACCATTACCGACCAAAAAATCGAAGCCTTTTTGGATGAGATGGAAGGGCTAGGGTGGGAAGTATCCACGTCAGAGCCGATTGTTGGGCAGCGTAAAGTCCAAATTTATACCGATGGGCAAAACTCGTTAGCCTTGTGTGCGGATCAATGTGATAGCTGTTTTGATGGCGAAGTGCTTGTTCGTCCAATGAGCTGGTTTGTCCGCGGGAATCACCAAGCGTTTATTGAATTAGCCTCTAATGCGGGCTTTGTTTTGCACAAACAAACCGATTATAAATCTGTGGTTAAATATCATGGAGAATATCAAATATTCCCTGGTAACCAAGGCTTACAGCTGGCTGAAATTCCGTTAAGTTTCCAAGCGTAATGTGGTAAGGGCAATGCTGAGACTCGTTTATTGAGGATCAGCATTGCTCATTGTCTAATGCACGTGCTTTTTTCTCAATGACTCTTACCATACCGCGAAAAATAAAGACGTGTGCAGGCATCATAGCAAACCAATATAATAAGCCACGACATCCTTTAGGGTGCCACCAAGCACGAATGTCTAATTTTCGCTGCTCATTTTCTTCTCTAATCGTAAATTCTAGACGACCTAACCCTGGCGCGCGTAGCCCAAATAATAGTGATAAAAACTGTTTAGGCTGGCACCGGATCACTTTCCAAGAGTCAATATAATCCCCCACCTGTAATTCTGGCCCTGGTGGACTGCGCCTGATTGGGCGTCCCGCCCCAACGAAAATATCTAACCACTCTCGTAATCGCCATAATGGATTCGCGTAAAAATAGCCCTGCTGCCGACTGCCCGTTTGTTGAATTATTTGCCAGAGCGCTTCAGCAGATACTTGCGTAGAGAGAGAGGCGCCAGCTTGTTTAGGGTAATACCCAAATCCTGGTTGCCAGCGATTAATCGCGACAGGATCGTACCCCCAAACTTTACGGCGAATAAACTCGCCATCTTGCGCGATAGCGGCCGAGGATGCCTCGGTATAGGTAAGCAAACGTTGTGGGTAGCGCATGGAGATGGGCGTAGCATGGGCAATAAAATCGTGCTCTAAGCCGCCGAGTAACGCTTTTCCAATCGGGGCCGGAACAGAGGTGATAACAGAGAGCCAATGGGAAGCCATGTTGGGGGAGAGTAAGGCGGTAGACCATAAGCGATAGGGCTTACCCGTTAAATGACATAAGATCTTAAACTGTTCTCGGTAACTGACAATACTGGGCCCACCGACGTCGAAAGTTTGATGATCATTAGGCGGATCGAGTACCAGTGCCAGTAAATAGTGATTGAGATTATCGAGCGCAATCGGATTTGCTTTCGCATCTACCCATTTGGGCGTAATCAGAATAGGCAGGTTATAAACAAAATCACGCATGATTTCAAAAGCCGCCGACCCTGGGCCGATAATGATACCGGCACGTAGCTCACTGATTGGAACCCCACTGTTTCTGAGTATTACCCCTGTTTGGCGACGCGCGTCCACATGGGCTGATGTACCGTGTTTGGGCTGGAGAGCGCTAAGGTAAATTACATGCTGTACATGGCTATGTCGCAGGGCATTACAGACATTCTGAGCAAGAGATAATTCATAGTCGATAAAGTGATCGCCATGAGACATACCATGAACAAGGAAGAATACGGTATCAAAGTCGGGAATACAGGCATGTACCGCGGCATCATCAGCTAAATCTAAGGCGATTAGTGATAGATTTGGATGGTCGGTAAAGCGTTTTTCTAATGTTTCGCGGTGCCGAGCGGCAGCCGTCACATGATGGCCTTGGGAGAGCAATAATGGCACAAGCTGAGAGCCAATATAGCCTGAGGCACCAAGAACGATAATTTGCTTCATGAGTCATCCTTAACCGAGCGCGAGAAAGCGATGTGCACGCACTTTTGGCTTAATCTAAGTTGGCGAATGTATCCAGCAACGGTGAGGCAAAAAGAGCGGCGAATTTACTTGCTAAATATATGATCTTATTAGTTATCTATCATTGCACATTCAATAATTAATTATGTTACCATAATCACACAAAAACTAGGGCTTTACGATTAAATATGTGCCCTAGAATGCGAGTGTTCATTTAAGCACTCGCTTAGTAGGATGGGCACGAACGGTGAACTGTGAAGATCATGACGCGGTATTGTTCGACGACAATCATAAGGTCGGGGCGACTTAGCGGTTGGAGCGCAGTAAAACGCTTTCTCATAGTAGGGTTTTCGTGTAGATTCTCATTTCCAAAATAATCACGGTGAGAGAAAGGATGTTACAACTGGTTGACTTATCTAAAGGCTATAAAGAGGGCGGAGAATTTCACCCTGTGCTGCAAGGCGCAAAGTTAACCGTTCATCGTGGTGATCAGCTTGCACTGATGGGAGAAAGCGGTTCTGGTAAAAGTACCTTACTGAATCTGATCTCTGGGTTGGATGTTGTAGATAGTGGGGAAATTTGGTTTGACGATTTTCCTATGCACAATATTAGTGAGCGACAAAGGACCCTCTATCGTCGGCGTAATATTGGTCATATTTTTCAGCAGTTTAATTTATTGCCAACCTTGAATGTCGCGGATAATATTCGGTTTTGTCGTCAGTTAAAAGGTCTGCCTCAAGATCCTGGTTTATGGCGTCAAATCCTCTCATCTCTAGATCTGATGCCATTGCTTGGCCGGTATCCTGAAGAAATGTCGGGCGGGCAGCAACAGCGCGCAGCGATTGCGCGTGCGTTGTATATGGAGCCAAGTATTTTACTGGCCGATGAGCCGACAGGCAGTTTGGATGAACGTAATGCAGAAGCGGTCATGCGTTTATTAACGAATTTAGCGCGTGAAGTATCTTGCACGTTATTATTGGTGACTCACAGTAAGAAAGTTGCGCAACATATGGATGGTTGCATCAAATTGCAAGGAGGGCATTTGCATGTTGTGGCCCGTAGTTAAAGCGCTACTTGGTCATTATCGTCGCTATCCAACCCAGTTAATTCTTGTATGGCTAGGGTTGACGCTCGGGGTGTCTTTGCTATCCGGTGTTACGGCGATCAATCATTATGCTCTGCAATCGTATCAAAGCGGTGAGAAGTTATTCTCAACGCCATTGTCTTACCGTATTCGTCCTAAGCGCATGGCTGAACGCGTACCACAGCAGGTGTATGTTCAGTTACGTCGTGCCGGT
This DNA window, taken from Vibrio palustris, encodes the following:
- the rsuA gene encoding 16S rRNA pseudouridine(516) synthase RsuA; protein product: MRLDKFLCDALGVTRKEATMLLKSGDIKVNGSVLKKGAVHVTDECTVQWDERELVLSGPRYIMLNKPQGFVCTHVDDYNDTAFVLLEEANMKDLHFAGRLDADTTGLVLITDDGQWSHRVTSPKHKCEKTYRVWLADPVQTDYEQQFADGIELRNERDKTLPAKLEVVDETQVLLTIHEGKYHQVKRMFAALGNKVVGLHRERVGAIILDDDLEPGDYRFLTEDEVNSVWR
- a CDS encoding Bcr/CflA family multidrug efflux MFS transporter; this encodes MNSTTSNSQSHIGLLMFIVLGSIGALTPLAIDMYLPAMPDIAKDFGVTSGAVQVTLTVYTAGFALGQLIHGPLADSYGRRPVMIIGTILFALAAMTCATAESVIELTWVRAAQGFAGAAAAVVIQAVVRDMFDREDFARAMSFVTLVVTLAPLLAPMIGGHLAVWYGWRAVFWVLTLFSLLVIALVLWKIPETLKAENRQPVHLMNTLRHYKTLLTNPQAMGLILSGAFSFSGMFAFLTAGSFVYIDLFHVTPNEFGYLFGLNIVALIIFTIINGRLVKKVGSHAMLRFGLVVQLLAGTGLFVGWWLNLGLWGMVPFVVMFIGTISTIGSNSMGLLLSGYPHMAGTASSMAGTLRFGIGSLVGTLVAALPDGVQWPMIVVMAGCSLLSGGLYWLFGRNA
- a CDS encoding DUF2913 family protein, whose protein sequence is MTDYYLEIQNVVNSALAELDAEHAAGKLVDAPVANNHFLVRWVTKALKSQRFDRCVRDDLVRWQKAGRSQGNDSHLLPTFRRIAAYYAQCYAQPVTITDQKIEAFLDEMEGLGWEVSTSEPIVGQRKVQIYTDGQNSLALCADQCDSCFDGEVLVRPMSWFVRGNHQAFIELASNAGFVLHKQTDYKSVVKYHGEYQIFPGNQGLQLAEIPLSFQA
- a CDS encoding DUF2867 domain-containing protein, which translates into the protein MKQIIVLGASGYIGSQLVPLLLSQGHHVTAAARHRETLEKRFTDHPNLSLIALDLADDAAVHACIPDFDTVFFLVHGMSHGDHFIDYELSLAQNVCNALRHSHVQHVIYLSALQPKHGTSAHVDARRQTGVILRNSGVPISELRAGIIIGPGSAAFEIMRDFVYNLPILITPKWVDAKANPIALDNLNHYLLALVLDPPNDHQTFDVGGPSIVSYREQFKILCHLTGKPYRLWSTALLSPNMASHWLSVITSVPAPIGKALLGGLEHDFIAHATPISMRYPQRLLTYTEASSAAIAQDGEFIRRKVWGYDPVAINRWQPGFGYYPKQAGASLSTQVSAEALWQIIQQTGSRQQGYFYANPLWRLREWLDIFVGAGRPIRRSPPGPELQVGDYIDSWKVIRCQPKQFLSLLFGLRAPGLGRLEFTIREENEQRKLDIRAWWHPKGCRGLLYWFAMMPAHVFIFRGMVRVIEKKARALDNEQC
- a CDS encoding ABC transporter ATP-binding protein, with product MLQLVDLSKGYKEGGEFHPVLQGAKLTVHRGDQLALMGESGSGKSTLLNLISGLDVVDSGEIWFDDFPMHNISERQRTLYRRRNIGHIFQQFNLLPTLNVADNIRFCRQLKGLPQDPGLWRQILSSLDLMPLLGRYPEEMSGGQQQRAAIARALYMEPSILLADEPTGSLDERNAEAVMRLLTNLAREVSCTLLLVTHSKKVAQHMDGCIKLQGGHLHVVARS